A genomic segment from Glycine max cultivar Williams 82 chromosome 1, Glycine_max_v4.0, whole genome shotgun sequence encodes:
- the LOC100798963 gene encoding receptor-like protein kinase HSL1 → MELFTSSCLKFLFHSLVILFVLFNHANSQSQLHDQERATLLKIKEYLENPEFLSHWTPSSSSHCSWPEIKCTSDGSVTGLTLSNSSITQTIPSFICDLKNLTVVDFYNNYIPGEFPTTLYNCSKLEYLDLSQNNFVGSIPHDIDRLSNLQYLSLGYTNFSGDIPASIGRLKELRNLQFQNSLLNGTFPAEIGNLSNLDTLDLSSNNMLPPSRLHDDWTRLNKLKFFFMFQSNLVGEIPETIVNMVALERLDLSQNNLSGPIPGGLFMLENLSIMFLSRNNLSGEIPDVVEALNLTIIDLTRNFISGKIPDGFGKLQKLTGLALSINNLEGEIPASIGLLPSLVDFKVFFNNLSGILPPDFGRYSKLETFLVANNSFSGKLPENLCYNGHLLNISVYENYLSGELPQSLGNCSSLMELKIYSNEFSGSIPSGLWTLNLSNFMVSHNKFTGELPERLSSSISRLEIDYNQFSGRIPTGVSSWTNVVVFKASENYLNGSIPKELTALPKLNILLLDQNQLTGSLPSDIISWQSLVTLNLSQNQLSGHIPDSIGLLPVLTILDLSENQLSGDVPSILPRLTNLNLSSNYLTGRVPSEFDNPAYDTSFLDNSGLCADTPALSLRLCNSSPQSQSKDSSWSPALIISLVAVACLLALLTSLLIIRFYRKRKQVLDRSWKLISFQRLSFTESNIVSSLTENNIIGSGGYGAVYRVAVDGLGYIAVKKIWENKKLDKNLESSFHTEVKILSNIRHRNIVKLMCCISNEDSMLLVYEYVENRSLDRWLHRKNKSSAVSGSVHHVVLDWPKRLHIAIGAAQGLSYMHHDCSPPIVHRDVKTSNILLDSQFNAKVADFGLARMLMKPGELATMSSVIGSFGYIAPEYAKTTRVSEKIDVFSFGVILLELTTGKEANYGDEHSSLAEWAWRHQQLGSNIEELLDKDVMETSYLDGMCKVFKLGIMCSATLPSSRPSMKEVLQILLSCEDSFSKGESIIGHYDDVPLLKNSKREHKLDIDNDS, encoded by the exons ATGGAACTATTCACCTCATCATGTCTTAAATTTCTATTTCACTCTCTTGTGATCTTATTCGTCCTCTTTAACCATGCAAACTCTCAGTCTCAGTTGCATGATCAAGAACGTGCAACTTTACTGAAGATAAAGGAATACCTTGAAAACCCTGAATTCCTTAGTCACTGGACTCCATCAAGCTCCTCTCACTGCTCATGGCCAGAGATAAAATGCACCTCCGATGGCTCAGTCACTGGATTGACTTTGTCCAACAGCAGCATCACTCAAACCATACCCTCTTTCATATGTGACCTCAAAAACCTCACAGTTGTTGATTTCTACAACAATTACATTCCCGGGGAGTTCCCAACAACTCTCTACAATTGCTCCAAGTTGGAGTACCTAGACCTGTCCCAGAACAACTTTGTTGGTAGCATCCCTCATGACATTGACAGACTCTCTAATTTACAGTATCTCAGCCTTGGTTACACCAATTTCTCTGGTGACATTCCTGCAAGCATTGGAAGGCTAAAGGAACTCAGAAATCTTCAATTTCAAAACAGTCTTTTGAATGGAACATTCCCTGCTGAGATTGGCAACTTGTCCAATCTTGACACCTTGGACTTGTCCTCTAACAACATGCTCCCTCCTTCGAGGTTGCACGATGACTGGACCCGGCTGAACaagttgaagtttttttttatgtttcagtcCAACTTGGTTGGGGAGATCCCTGAAACCATTGTAAACATGGTGGCTTTGGAGAGATTGGATCTATCGCAAAACAATTTGAGTGGACCGATTCCTGGCGGTTTGTTCATGCTGGAGAATCTGAGCATAATGTTTCTTTCTAGAAACAATCTTTCAGGGGAAATACCTGATGTGGTTGAAGCATTGAATTTGACCATCATTGATCTCACTCGGAATTTCATCTCAGGAAAAATACCAGATGGTTTTGGAAAGCTCCAAAAGTTAACTGGTTTGGCTTTGTCTATTAATAACTTGGAAGGGGAGATACCAGCAAGCATAGGACTTCTTCCATCTCTGGTAGATTTTAAAGTGTTTTTCAACAATTTATCAGGTATTCTTCCTCCTGATTTTGGTCGCTACTCAAAGCTTGAAACatttttggttgcaaataaTAGTTTTAGTGGAAAGCTACCAGAGAACTTATGCTATAACGGTCACTTGCTTAATATATCTGTGTATGAAAATTATCTGAGTGGGGAATTGCCACAATCACTTGGGAATTGTAGTAGCCTCATGGAACTGAAAATCTATAGCAATGAGTTTTCTGGTAGCATTCCTAGTGGTCTTTGGACTTTAAACTTGTCAAATTTCATGGTGAGTCATAATAAGTTCACCGGTGAGCTTCCTGAGAGATTGTCCTCAAGTATTTCGCGCTTGGAGATAGATTACAATCAATTTTCTGGTAGAATTCCAACTGGGGTATCTTCATGGACTAATGTGGTAGTGTTTAAAGCCAGTGAGAACTACCTTAATGGGAGTATTCCAAAAGAGTTAACAGCTCTTCCCAAGCTAAATATTTTATTGCTTGATCAGAACCAGCTCACAGGGTCACTTCCGTCAGATATAATATCATGGCAGTCCCTTGTAACTCTAAATTTGAGCCAAAACCAACTCTCTGGACATATCCCAGATTCAATTGGTCTGTTACCTGTCCTTACGATACTTGACCTGTCAGAAAATCAATTGTCTGGTGATGTTCCTTCTATACTTCCCAGACTCACCAATCTCAATCTATCCTCCAATTATTTGACAGGGAGGGTTCCAAGTGAATTTGACAATCCTGCTTATGACACCAGCTTTTTGGACAATTCTGGCCTCTGTGCTGATACCCCGGCACTGAGCCTCAGATTGTGCAATTCTAGCCCTCAAAGCCAAAGCAAGGACTCATCTTGGTCTCCTGCTTTGATTATAAGCCTTGTGGCAGTGGCCTGCTTGCTGGCTTTGTTGACATCACTCTTGATCATCAGATTttacagaaaaagaaagcaagtattGGATAGATCATGGAAGCTCATTTCCTTCCAAAGGCTGAGTTTCACTGAATCAAACATAGTGTCATCACTgacagaaaataatattattggcAGTGGCGGATATGGTGCAGTATACCGTGTTGCAGTTGATGGTTTAGGCTATATTGCTGTGAAGAAGATTTGGGAAAACAAGAAGTTAGATAAAAATCTTGAGAGCTCATTTCACACTGAAGTTAAGATATTGAGCAACATTCGCCACAGAAACATTGTGAAATTGATGTGCTGTATCTCTAATGAGGACTCTATGCTCCTTGTCTATGAGTATGTGGAAAACCGTAGCCTTGACAGGTGGCTGCACCGGAAGAATAAGTCATCAGCTGTGTCAGGTTCAGTCCATCATGTTGTCCTTGATTGGCCAAAGAGATTGCATATAGCCATTGGAGCTGCACAAGGTTTGAGCTACATGCATCATGATTGCTCACCACCTATTGTTCATCGAGATGTGAAAACAAGTAACATTCTTTTGGATTCTCAATTCAATGCAAAAGTTGCTGATTTTGGTCTGGCTAGGATGTTAATGAAGCCAGGGGAACTTGCCACCATGTCATCTGTGATCGGCTCATTTGGCTATATAGCTCCAG AATATGCTAAAACAACTCGAGTCAGCGAAAAGATTGATGTGTTCAGCTTTGGAGTTATCCTATTAGAACTGACAACTGGTAAGGAAGCTAATTATGGTGATGAGCACTCATCTCTTGCAGAGTGGGCGTGGCGCCACCAGCAGTTAGGAAGCAACATAGAAGAGCTGCTAGACAAGGATGTCATGGAAACCAGTTACTTGGATGGAATGTGTAAGGTTTTCAAACTAGGGATCATGTGCTCTGCAACACTTCCTTCTAGTAGACCTTCCATGAAAGAGGTTCTACAAATATTGCTTTCTTGTGAAGATTCATTTTCCAAAGGAGAGAGCATTATTGGCCACTATGATGATGTTCCCCTTctcaaaaattcaaaaagagaGCATAAGTTGGATATTGATAATGATAGCTAG
- the LOC100786954 gene encoding mitochondrial import inner membrane translocase subunit TIM17-2: MGTPETSREPCPDRILDDIGGAFGMGAVGGSAFHFLKGLYNSPKGDRFVGATQAVRLNAPRVGGSFAVWGGLFSAFDCTMVYARQKEDPWNSIVAGAATGGFLSMRQGLGASARSAAFGGVLLALIEGAGIMLNKFLSAQQPMPMIMDELPPQSSTEQSWLGGWFGGGNKEETATTAGSGSETKILESFDAPPVPNFEYK, from the coding sequence ATGGGAACACCCGAGACATCGCGCGAACCCTGCCCCGATCGCATCCTCGACGACATAGGCGGCGCCTTCGGCATGGGAGCGGTGGGTGGCTCCGCCTTCCATTTTCTCAAGGGTCTCTACAATTCCCCCAAGGGCGATCGCTTCGTCGGCGCCACCCAGGCCGTGCGCCTCAACGCCCCCCGCGTCGGCGGCAGCTTCGCCGTCTGGGGCGGCCTCTTCTCCGCCTTCGACTGCACCATGGTCTACGCGCGCCAGAAGGAGGACCCCTGGAACTCCATCGTCGCCGGCGCCGCCACCGGCGGCTTCCTCTCCATGCGCCAGGGCCTCGGCGCCTCCGCCCGCTCCGCGGCCTTCGGCGGCGTCCTCCTCGCTCTCATCGAGGGCGCCGGGATCATGCTCAACAAGTTCCTCAGCGCGCAGCAGCCCATGCCTATGATCATGGACGAGCTGCCGCCGCAGTCGTCGACCGAGCAGTCGTGGCTCGGAGGGTGGTTCGGTGGAGGGAACAAAGAGGAGACTGCCACCACCGCCGGCTCCGGAAGCGAGACGAAGATTCTGGAGAGTTTTGATGCGCCCCCTGTGCCCAATTTTGAGTATAAGTAA
- the LOC100785907 gene encoding receptor-like protein kinase 5: MKKTTSSCDKMPILSLLSFFLFLTYANSQSQYSLLYDQEHAVLLRIKQHLQNPPFLNHWTPSNSSHCTWPEISCTNGSVTSLTMINTNITQTLPPFLCDLTNLTHVDFQWNFIPGEFPKYLYNCSKLEYLDLSQNYFVGKIPDDIDHLASLSFLSLGGNNFSGDIPASIGRLKELRSLQLYQCLLNGTFPAEIGNLSNLESLYVFSNHMLPPTKLPSSLTQLNKLKVFHMYESSLVGEIPEAIGHMVALEELDLSKNDLSGQIPNDLFMLKNLSILYLYRNSLSGEIPGVVEAFHLTDLDLSENKLSGKIPDDLGRLNNLKYLNLYSNQLSGKVPESIARLRALTDFVVFINNLSGTLPLDFGLFSKLETFQVASNSFTGRLPENLCYHGSLVGLTAYDNNLSGELPESLGSCSSLQILRVENNNLSGNIPSGLWTSMNLTKIMINENKFTGQLPERFHCNLSVLSISYNQFSGRIPLGVSSLKNVVIFNASNNLFNGSIPLELTSLPRLTTLLLDHNQLTGPLPSDIISWKSLITLDLCHNQLSGVIPDAIAQLPGLNILDLSENKISGQIPLQLALKRLTNLNLSSNLLTGRIPSELENLAYATSFLNNSGLCADSKVLNLTLCNSRPQRARIERRSASHAIIISLVVAASLLALLSSFLMIRVYRKRKQELKRSWKLTSFQRLSFTKKNIVSSMSEHNIIGSGGYGAVYRVAVDDLNYVAVKKIWSSRMLEEKLVSSFLAEVEILSNIRHNNIVKLLCCISKEDSLLLVYEYLENHSLDRWLQKKSKPAAVSGSVLDWPKRLHIAIGAAQGLCYMHHDCLPPVVHRDVKTSNILLDSQFNAKVADFGLAKMLMKPEELATMSAVAGTFGYIAPEYAQTTRVNEKIDVYSFGVVLLELTTGKEANRGDEYSCLAEWAWRHIQIGTDVEDILDEEIKEACYMEEICNIFRLGVMCTATLPASRPSMKEVLKILLTCSNLLTNGEKNAGFYDSIPLLKNSKWENQVEYYTDDD; encoded by the exons ATGAAAAAAACTACCTCATCATGTGACAAAATGCCAatcctctctcttctctccttcttcctctttctcACCTATGCAAACTCTCAGTCTCAGTACTCTTTGCTGTATGATCAAGAACATGCAGTCCTATTGAGGATAAAGCAACACCTGCAAAATCCACCGTTCCTCAATCACTGGACCCCATCAAACTCTTCACATTGCACTTGGCCAGAGATCAGCTGCACCAATGGCTCAGTCACTTCACTGACTATGATCAACACCAACATCACTCAAACACTGCCACCTTTCCTATGTGACCTCACAAACCTCACACATGTTGATTTTCAGTGGAATTTCATTCCTGGTGAATTCCCAAAATATCTCTACAACTGCTCCAAGCTTGAGTACCTTGACCTCTCACAAAACTACTTTGTCGGTAAGATTCCTGATGATATTGACCACTTGGCTAGCCTGAGTTTTCTTAGCCTTGGTGGCAACAACTTCTCTGGTGACATTCCAGCCAGCATTGGGAGGTTAAAGGAGCTAAGAAGTCTTCAACTTTATCAGTGTCTTCTCAATGGTACTTTCCCTGCCGAAATTGGCAACTTGTCCAACCTTGAGTCCTTGTATGTGTTCTCAAACCACATGCTCCCTCCCACAAAGTTGCCATCAAGCTTGACCCAGTTGAACAAATTGAAGGTCTTTCATATGTATGAATCCAGCTTGGTAGGGGAAATCCCTGAAGCCATTGGACACATGGTGGCATTGGAGGAATTGGATTtgtcaaaaaatgatttaaGTGGACAAATTCCCAATGATTTGTTCATGCTGAAAAATCTGAGCATACTGTATCTTTACCGGAACAGCCTTTCTGGGGAGATACCTGGAGTGGTTGAAGCATTCCACTTGACAGACCTTGATCTTTCAGAGAATAAACTTAGTGGGAAAATACCAGATGATTTGGGAAGGCTCAATAACTTAAAATACTTGAATTTGTATAGCAATCAGTTATCTGGGAAGGTACCAGAAAGCATTGCTCGTCTGCGGGCTCTGAccgattttgttgtttttatcaACAATTTATCAGGTACTCTTCCTTTAGACTTCGGTCTGTTCTCAAAGCTTGAAACATTTCAGGTTGCATCTAATAGTTTCACAGGAAGGTTGCCAGAGAACTTGTGCTACCATGGAAGTTTAGTTGGTTTAACTGCTTATGACAATAACCTGAGTGGGGAGTTGCCAGAATCTTTAGGAAGTTGCAGTAGCCTGCAAATTCTGAGGGTTGAAAACAATAATCTTTCTGGCAACATTCCCAGTGGTCTATGGACATCTATGAACTTgacaaaaattatgataaatgaaAACAAGTTCACTGGTCAACTTCCTGAAAGATTTCATTGTAATCTTTCAGTCCTGTCCATAAGTTACAATCAGTTTTCTGGTAGAATTCCGCTCGGAGTGTCTTCCTTGAAGAATGTTGTGATCTTCAATGCCAGTAACAACCTCTTCAATGGTAGTATTCCACTGGAGCTAACATCTCTTCCCCGTCTAACAACTCTTCTGCTTGATCATAACCAGCTCACAGGGCCACTTCCATCAGATATAATATCATGGAAGTCCCTAATAACTCTAGATTTGTGCCACAATCAACTCTCTGGAGTAATCCCAGACGCAATTGCTCAGTTACCTGGCCTTAATATTTTGGATTTGTCAGAAAACAAAATCTCTGGTCAAATTCCACTTCAACTAGCCCTTAAGAGACTCACAAATCTCAATCTGTCGTCCAATCTTTTGACAGGGAGGATTCCAAGTGAACTAGAAAACCTTGCTTATGCCACAAGCTTTTTAAACAATTCCGGTCTCTGTGCTGATAGTAAAGTACTAAACCTTACCTTGTGTAATTCTAGGCCTCAAAGGGCAAGAATTGAAAGAAGATCTGCATCTCATGCTATAATCATAAGCCTGGTGGTAGCAGCCTCCTTACTGGCTTTGTTGTCATCATTCTTGATGATCAGAGTttacagaaaaagaaagcaagaattGAAAAGGTCATGGAAGCTCACTTCCTTTCAGAGGCTgagtttcacaaaaaaaaatattgtgtctTCAATGTCAGAACACAATATTATTGGCAGTGGTGGGTATGGTGCAGTATATCGTGTCGCTGTTGATGATTTAAATTATGTTGCAGTGAAAAAGATATGGAGTAGCAGAATGTTAGAGGAGAAGCTTGTAAGTTCATTTCTTGCAGAGGTTGAAATACTGAGCAATATTCGTCATAACAACATTGTAAAGTTGCTATGCTGCATCTCCAAAGAGGATTCTCTGCTCCTTGTCTATGAGTATCTGGAAAACCATAGCCTTGATAGGTGGCTACAAAAGAAAAGTAAGCCAGCAGCTGTGTCAGGTTCAGTCCTTGATTGGCCAAAGAGATTGCATATAGCCATTGGAGCAGCACAAGGTTTGTGCTACATGCATCATGACTGCTTACCGCCGGTTGTTCATCGCGATGTGAAAACAAGTAACATTCTGTTGGATTCTCAATTCAATGCAAAAGTTGCTGATTTTGGTCTGGCCAAGATGTTGATGAAGCCAGAAGAACTTGCTACCATGTCAGCGGTGGCAGGCACATTCGGCTATATTGCTCCAG AATATGCTCAAACGACTAGAGTCAATGAGAAGATAGATGTCTATAGCTTTGGAGTTGTCCTATTGGAACTGACAACTGGAAAAGAAGCCAATCGTGGAGATGAATATTCATGTCTCGCGGAATGGGCGTGGCGCCACATTCAGATAGGGACTGATGTAGAAGACATTTTGGATGAAGAAATTAAGGAAGCTTGTTACATGGAAGAAATCTGCAACATCTTCAGACTTGGGGTTATGTGCACTGCTACCCTGCCAGCCAGTAGACCTTCCATGAAGGAAGTTCTTAAAATATTGCTCACCTGCAGCAATCTACTTACCAATGGAGAGAAGAATGCTGGTTTCTATGATTCTATTCCACTTCTTAAGAATTCAAAATGGGAAAACCAGGTGGAATATTAtactgatgatgattga